From Oceanispirochaeta sp., a single genomic window includes:
- a CDS encoding aldehyde dehydrogenase family protein has translation QTPLATQKDIDEAVSSARNALEKWRNTPVHTRSSILMKYAETIDEHKEELAHLESLEMGKRINECRDEVNTTANLFRGYAEKAKH, from the coding sequence CAGACACCCCTAGCAACCCAAAAAGACATTGATGAGGCGGTGTCTTCTGCCCGAAATGCTTTAGAAAAGTGGAGAAACACTCCTGTCCATACCCGATCTTCCATATTAATGAAGTATGCGGAGACTATAGATGAACATAAAGAAGAATTGGCTCATCTGGAAAGTTTGGAAATGGGTAAAAGAATCAATGAGTGTAGAGATGAAGTAAATACGACTGCAAACCTATTTCGGGGTTATGCAGAAAAGGCAAAGCACTAA